The Shewanella sp. KX20019 genome window below encodes:
- the flgL gene encoding flagellar hook-associated protein FlgL — MRISTAQMFTQTTTNMMKGQSATSKIMEQLATGKKVSTAGDDPVAAIGIDNLKQHGAVVDQFLKNIDYASNRLAVSESKIGNAETVVSSMREQMLRSVNGTLTDADRQTIADDMRGSLEELLSIANSKDESGNSLFAGFKTNSEPFAFDNNGKVIYRGDSGVRDSVVASGVTVGSNIPGDGVFMNAANATGDYSVNYSSTQQGSFSVEGANITDPTLPMAGNYTFDFADNGAGGLDLNVTDSAGTVTTIPNFDATNPVTVDGIEVQLKGTPVAGDTFELTPEQNSNIFDTLNSAIALLEDGSKLNTPQGQSEMAQLLNNVSSGQEQMATSRSVAGNSLKSLENYTSTHKEEQLVNQSALSLLEDLDYAEAITEFEKQQMSLNAVSSVFSKVGSMSLFDYL, encoded by the coding sequence ATGAGAATCTCAACGGCGCAAATGTTTACCCAAACGACAACCAACATGATGAAAGGCCAGTCAGCGACGAGCAAAATCATGGAGCAGTTGGCGACCGGCAAAAAGGTCAGTACGGCGGGTGATGATCCCGTTGCCGCTATCGGTATCGATAATCTTAAGCAGCACGGCGCAGTGGTCGATCAATTTCTAAAGAACATAGATTACGCTTCAAATCGTTTGGCTGTTAGCGAAAGTAAAATAGGTAACGCTGAAACGGTCGTCTCTAGCATGCGCGAGCAGATGCTTCGTTCAGTAAACGGCACATTGACTGATGCCGATCGGCAAACAATTGCCGATGATATGCGTGGCAGCCTGGAAGAGCTACTGTCGATTGCCAACAGCAAGGATGAATCGGGTAATAGTCTGTTTGCTGGCTTCAAAACCAATTCAGAACCGTTTGCTTTTGATAATAATGGCAAGGTGATTTACCGCGGCGACTCTGGTGTCAGAGATTCTGTGGTCGCGTCCGGTGTCACTGTCGGCAGCAATATCCCTGGTGATGGCGTTTTTATGAACGCTGCAAATGCCACGGGCGATTATAGCGTCAATTATTCGTCGACACAGCAAGGTAGCTTTAGTGTTGAAGGTGCCAACATTACTGATCCAACCCTGCCGATGGCGGGTAACTATACCTTTGACTTTGCAGACAATGGCGCTGGTGGGCTCGATCTTAATGTGACTGACTCTGCAGGCACTGTAACCACTATTCCCAATTTTGATGCCACCAACCCTGTAACCGTTGATGGTATTGAGGTGCAGCTTAAAGGTACGCCTGTTGCAGGTGATACATTCGAGTTAACACCTGAACAAAACTCCAATATATTCGATACCCTAAACAGCGCCATAGCACTGCTTGAAGATGGTAGTAAGTTAAATACTCCCCAAGGTCAGTCAGAAATGGCACAGTTATTGAATAACGTTAGTAGTGGCCAAGAACAGATGGCAACCAGCCGCAGTGTGGCAGGCAATAGTTTAAAGAGCTTAGAAAACTATACCAGCACTCATAAAGAGGAGCAGTTGGTTAACCAGTCGGCACTGTCTTTGCTTGAAGACTTAGATTATGCCGAAGCGATAACAGAGTTTGAAAAGCAACAGATGTCGCTCAACGCGGTATCTAGTGTGTTTAGTAAAGTTGGCTCTATGTCGCTGTTTGATTATCTATAA
- the flgG gene encoding flagellar basal-body rod protein FlgG yields MHPALWISKTGLDAQQTDISVISNNVANASTVGFKKSRAVFEDLLYQNVNQAGGVSASNTKLPNGLNIGAGTKVVATQKVFTQGNMLTTDNSLDLMVEGPGFFEVQMPDGTAAYTRTGQFSLDDTGQIVTPGSGYVVQPAITIPDDASSITVSAEGEVSVKTPGNAENQVVGQLAMSDFINPAGLDPMGQNLYMETGASGTPIQGTASLDGMGAIRQGALETSNVNVTEELVNLIESQRIYEMNSKVISAVDQMLSYVNQNL; encoded by the coding sequence ATGCATCCCGCTTTATGGATAAGTAAGACTGGTTTAGACGCTCAGCAAACTGACATCTCTGTTATCTCAAACAACGTGGCCAACGCCAGTACTGTAGGTTTTAAGAAGAGTCGTGCCGTTTTTGAAGACCTGCTCTATCAAAACGTTAATCAAGCTGGTGGTGTGAGTGCGTCAAATACTAAATTGCCTAACGGTTTGAACATTGGCGCAGGTACCAAGGTGGTGGCGACGCAAAAAGTGTTTACCCAAGGCAACATGTTGACCACCGATAACTCATTAGACTTGATGGTTGAAGGCCCTGGCTTTTTCGAAGTGCAGATGCCAGACGGTACAGCCGCTTATACCCGTACCGGTCAATTTAGCCTAGACGACACAGGGCAGATCGTCACGCCTGGCTCTGGTTATGTGGTGCAACCAGCAATAACCATCCCAGATGACGCCAGCAGTATTACCGTGTCGGCAGAAGGTGAAGTGTCGGTCAAAACACCGGGCAATGCTGAAAACCAAGTGGTGGGTCAGCTGGCAATGTCTGATTTTATTAACCCTGCGGGCCTAGATCCTATGGGGCAAAACCTCTATATGGAAACGGGCGCAAGTGGCACACCTATCCAAGGCACTGCATCACTCGACGGCATGGGTGCAATCCGCCAAGGGGCATTAGAAACCTCAAATGTTAACGTGACTGAAGAGCTAGTGAACCTGATCGAAAGCCAGCGTATTTATGAGATGAACTCCAAGGTTATCTCTGCTGTCGATCAGATGCTGTCGTACGTGAATCAGAATTTATAA
- a CDS encoding flagellin has translation MAISVNTNVTSMKAQSNMNKATSNQQTSMERLSSGLRINSAKDDAAGLQISNRMTSQINGIGVAMRNANDGISIAQTAEGSMQESTNILQRMRDLSLQSANGSNSSDDRAAMQKEMTSLQSELTRISETTSFGGQKLLDGTYGTQDFQVGSNANETISVTLSDTSASAIGQHNLAGGGAGLVLGASTSTAPGAPTGVAAGDIKVNGEKIAIAADATSTAVAQQITDSNNGVKAEASATATIEMGTGAVAATLEVGDKSYDLSTYAGDDDALVAKLQGDGFEASLDTGVITIVAKNVDDIGITGAATNTAKFDGNTALVTGSERNTATIEMTSSSGAIAISGDAATVADVVGANVASTLTSVNEVDITSAEGAQSAIAVIDAAIAGIDSQRADLGAVQNRMSFTINNLSNVQSNVSDARSRIQDVDFAKETAELTKQQILSQTSSAMLAQANQLPQAALSLLG, from the coding sequence ATGGCTATTAGCGTTAATACTAATGTCACATCAATGAAAGCCCAGTCAAACATGAACAAGGCGACTTCTAATCAGCAGACCTCGATGGAGCGTTTGTCTTCAGGTTTGCGCATTAACAGTGCCAAAGATGATGCTGCTGGTCTACAAATTTCAAACCGAATGACCAGCCAGATCAACGGTATTGGGGTCGCCATGCGTAACGCCAACGACGGTATCTCAATAGCCCAAACGGCTGAAGGCTCGATGCAAGAATCGACAAACATCCTCCAGCGTATGCGTGATTTGTCACTGCAATCAGCCAACGGTTCGAATTCATCAGATGATCGTGCTGCGATGCAAAAAGAGATGACCTCTCTACAATCTGAATTGACCCGAATTTCTGAAACAACCTCCTTTGGTGGCCAAAAACTGCTTGACGGAACTTATGGTACGCAAGATTTCCAAGTGGGCTCAAATGCCAACGAAACTATTTCTGTCACATTGTCTGATACAAGTGCTTCTGCTATTGGGCAACATAATCTAGCAGGTGGTGGAGCTGGCCTTGTATTGGGTGCTTCAACTTCGACAGCGCCAGGAGCCCCAACGGGTGTTGCTGCGGGTGATATTAAAGTTAATGGTGAGAAAATCGCCATTGCAGCAGACGCGACATCAACAGCGGTTGCTCAGCAAATCACTGATTCAAACAATGGCGTGAAAGCTGAAGCATCAGCTACCGCTACAATTGAAATGGGTACAGGTGCTGTTGCTGCGACACTTGAAGTAGGTGATAAATCATATGACTTGTCAACCTATGCTGGTGACGATGATGCGTTAGTGGCGAAATTACAAGGCGATGGTTTTGAAGCGTCACTTGATACTGGTGTGATTACAATTGTAGCTAAAAATGTTGACGACATCGGAATAACTGGTGCTGCAACTAACACGGCTAAATTCGACGGTAATACAGCGCTTGTTACTGGTTCAGAGCGTAATACAGCGACGATTGAAATGACTTCGAGTAGCGGTGCTATTGCCATTTCGGGTGATGCGGCAACAGTCGCAGATGTTGTAGGTGCAAATGTTGCTTCAACATTAACAAGTGTGAACGAGGTAGATATTACTTCTGCTGAAGGTGCGCAAAGTGCTATCGCAGTAATCGATGCAGCTATCGCTGGTATCGATTCACAACGTGCTGATTTAGGTGCTGTTCAAAACCGTATGAGCTTTACCATCAATAACTTGAGCAACGTACAATCTAACGTATCTGATGCACGTAGCCGAATTCAAGACGTGGATTTTGCCAAGGAAACTGCTGAGCTAACTAAGCAGCAAATTCTGTCGCAAACCTCTTCAGCAATGTTGGCACAGGCTAACCAGTTACCACAAGCTGCATTATCTCTATTGGGTTAA
- the flgJ gene encoding flagellar assembly peptidoglycan hydrolase FlgJ, which yields MDKLSNASQFLDIGGLDSLRSKAQGGENGALKEVAQQFEGIFVQMLMTSMRDANAVFESDSPMNSQYTKFYEQMHDQQMSLNLSGEGMLGLADLMVQQLDPANSPMTPASVLRGDSNTSARANSFTLDDAHLMQMPTALTTTSTPVDIATSASVAPQTLDSMLSGKVLPSAALNADKSQADFTSQDEFVSRLYPHAEKAAKELGTTAEVLIAQSALETGWGQKMVKGTAGQQSNNLFNIKADNRWKGDKAQVNTLEYEQGVAVKQKADFRVYDDIGQSFNDFVSFVSNSERYQDAMKKAANPQAFVQSLQDAGYATDPKYADKVIQVMKTITRDFKDVLQGAKQ from the coding sequence ATGGATAAGCTGTCGAATGCATCGCAATTTTTGGATATTGGGGGATTAGACTCACTCAGATCCAAAGCCCAAGGTGGTGAAAACGGTGCACTAAAAGAAGTGGCGCAACAGTTTGAAGGTATTTTCGTACAGATGCTAATGACTAGCATGCGAGACGCGAACGCTGTGTTTGAATCCGACAGCCCAATGAACAGCCAATACACCAAATTTTACGAGCAGATGCACGACCAGCAGATGTCTTTGAACCTTTCAGGCGAAGGCATGCTTGGCTTAGCCGATCTGATGGTGCAGCAATTAGACCCTGCTAACAGCCCAATGACCCCCGCGTCTGTATTAAGAGGCGACAGTAACACTTCAGCCAGAGCCAATAGCTTTACACTCGATGATGCACATCTGATGCAGATGCCAACCGCGCTCACAACGACATCGACTCCGGTTGATATTGCCACTAGCGCTAGCGTTGCGCCACAAACACTTGATTCTATGCTAAGTGGCAAGGTATTGCCGTCGGCAGCGCTCAATGCGGACAAGTCACAAGCCGACTTTACCAGTCAGGATGAGTTCGTGAGCCGTTTATACCCTCATGCCGAAAAGGCCGCCAAAGAGTTAGGCACAACTGCTGAAGTGTTAATCGCACAGTCGGCACTTGAAACTGGTTGGGGCCAGAAAATGGTCAAGGGCACTGCAGGACAGCAAAGTAATAATTTATTCAATATTAAGGCGGATAACCGCTGGAAGGGCGACAAAGCCCAAGTTAATACCCTTGAATACGAGCAAGGCGTAGCGGTAAAGCAAAAAGCAGATTTTAGAGTGTATGACGATATAGGTCAGAGCTTTAATGATTTTGTGTCGTTTGTCTCCAATAGCGAACGTTATCAAGATGCGATGAAGAAAGCCGCTAATCCACAGGCTTTTGTGCAGTCGCTACAAGATGCGGGTTATGCCACGGATCCAAAGTATGCCGACAAAGTCATTCAGGTAATGAAGACCATCACTAGAGATTTTAAAGATGTTTTACAAGGGGCGAAGCAATGA
- a CDS encoding flagellar basal body P-ring protein FlgI, whose protein sequence is MKIKLAILCAIMVIAAPVNAQRIKDIANVQGVRSNQLIGYGLVVGLPGTGEKTRYTEQTFKTMLKNFGINLPDNFRPKIKNVAVVAVSANMPPFIKPGQTLDITVSSLGEAKSLRGGMLLQTFLKGVDGNVYAIAQGSMVVSGFSAEGQDGSKVIQNTPTVGRVPNGAIIERTVATPFSTGDHLTFNLRRADFSTAKRLSDAINDLLGPGMARPLDAASVQVSAPRDVSQRVSFLATLENIEVEPATESAKVIVNSRTGTIVVGQNVKLLPAAVTHGGLTVTIAEATQVSQPNPFGNGQTVVTSDSTIDVSEADSRMFMFNPGTTLDELVRAVNLVGAAPSDVLAILEALKMAGALHGELIII, encoded by the coding sequence ATGAAAATAAAACTGGCAATACTTTGCGCGATAATGGTAATTGCTGCGCCGGTAAATGCGCAGCGCATCAAAGATATTGCCAATGTCCAAGGGGTGCGCAGTAACCAATTGATTGGTTATGGCTTAGTGGTGGGTTTGCCAGGTACCGGCGAAAAAACCCGTTATACCGAACAAACATTTAAAACCATGCTGAAGAACTTTGGCATTAATCTGCCTGATAACTTCAGACCTAAGATTAAGAATGTTGCGGTCGTGGCGGTAAGTGCCAATATGCCACCCTTTATTAAACCCGGTCAGACATTAGACATTACCGTCTCCAGTTTAGGCGAAGCTAAAAGTTTACGTGGTGGCATGCTACTACAGACCTTCCTAAAAGGTGTGGATGGTAACGTGTATGCGATTGCACAGGGCAGCATGGTCGTCAGTGGTTTTAGCGCTGAAGGGCAAGATGGTTCTAAAGTGATTCAAAACACGCCTACCGTTGGCCGCGTTCCTAATGGCGCGATTATCGAACGTACCGTTGCGACGCCATTCTCGACAGGTGATCACCTTACCTTTAATTTGCGTCGAGCTGATTTTTCAACCGCGAAAAGATTGTCTGATGCAATCAATGACCTATTAGGCCCTGGAATGGCAAGACCGCTCGACGCAGCCTCAGTGCAGGTGAGTGCACCTCGTGACGTTTCGCAGCGAGTGTCATTTTTAGCCACGCTGGAAAATATTGAAGTTGAACCCGCTACAGAGTCAGCCAAAGTGATCGTCAATTCGCGTACAGGCACCATAGTCGTCGGTCAAAACGTCAAATTATTGCCAGCGGCAGTCACTCATGGTGGCTTAACCGTGACGATTGCTGAAGCAACCCAAGTGTCACAGCCTAATCCCTTCGGTAATGGTCAAACCGTCGTCACGTCCGATAGCACCATTGATGTATCTGAAGCCGATAGTCGCATGTTTATGTTTAACCCTGGCACCACGCTAGATGAGCTAGTTCGGGCGGTTAACCTTGTTGGAGCAGCCCCTTCAGATGTACTTGCCATACTTGAAGCGTTAAAGATGGCAGGGGCTTTGCATGGTGAACTGATAATAATATAA
- the flgH gene encoding flagellar basal body L-ring protein FlgH, whose product MSRYWILIVIAALSGCSSTNQKPIADDPYYAPVYPEAPPTKIAATGSMYQDSQAASLYSDIKALKVGDIITVMLMESTQAKKSANNEISRGTDLSLDPIYAGGGNVTIGGNPIDLRYKDSMNTKRESDADQSNSLSGSISANVMKVLNNGNLVIRGEKWISINNGDEFVRITGIVRAQDIRPDNTIDSPRVANARIQYSGTGTFAEVQKVGWLSSFFMGSWWPF is encoded by the coding sequence ATGAGTCGTTACTGGATATTAATCGTTATTGCCGCGCTATCAGGTTGTAGTTCAACCAATCAAAAGCCGATTGCTGACGACCCGTATTACGCCCCTGTTTACCCTGAAGCGCCGCCAACAAAGATTGCTGCTACAGGATCTATGTATCAAGACAGCCAAGCAGCAAGTCTCTACTCAGACATTAAAGCGTTAAAAGTGGGCGACATTATTACCGTCATGCTGATGGAATCGACCCAAGCGAAAAAGAGTGCTAATAATGAGATTTCACGCGGGACCGACCTGTCTCTCGACCCTATCTACGCAGGCGGCGGTAACGTCACCATCGGCGGTAACCCAATCGATCTGCGTTACAAAGACAGCATGAACACCAAGCGTGAATCTGATGCTGACCAAAGCAACAGCTTATCGGGCAGCATTTCTGCCAATGTGATGAAAGTGCTTAATAACGGCAATTTAGTCATTCGTGGTGAGAAGTGGATAAGTATCAATAACGGCGATGAGTTTGTGCGTATTACCGGTATTGTACGCGCCCAGGATATTCGCCCAGATAACACCATCGACTCGCCGCGAGTCGCTAATGCGCGTATTCAATATAGCGGCACGGGAACGTTTGCCGAAGTACAGAAAGTGGGCTGGCTAAGTTCATTCTTTATGGGCAGCTGGTGGCCGTTTTAA
- the flgK gene encoding flagellar hook-associated protein FlgK: MSMDLLSIARTGVLASQSQLAITSNNIANANTEGYNRQVVSQSSLESQQLGSNFYGAGTYVSDVKRVYNDYAARELRIGQTAVSEAQTTYSKMSELDQLFSQIGSAVPASLTSLFGGINSLADIPDDLGLRDSLLSNAEQLANNVNQMQLQLDGQMGQTNDQISAVTERINEISNELGNINRELMKSQGQDMQLLDKQDALILELSEYAEVNVVPLESGAKSVMLGGSIMLVSGEVSMQIGTKPGDPHANELQITASSGGNSLVVDASKIGGQLGALVDFRDDTLIPAQLELGQFALGVADAFNQAQSQGFDLNGLVGANIFTDINDPTMQLGRVGAFSTNTGNANLGVNIDDVSSLTGSSYELSFTTPSSYELKDSSSGNITSLTLNGNTLEGADGFSIDIASGVLASGDKFEIRPTSSAATALSVTMTDGKGIAAAGTSITSDAANSGNSNINLISIDNRNAPGFPTTGAELTFEIDPSALPPTFEVFDAQGNSMGVAAPYTPPNISANGFTFEINSTAVTKDKFTFDLSFAEGDNSNLVNMAKLNETKMMNGGSTTLTDVYENTKLDVGGKTKSAEISVGSAGAIYNQAYTRVQSVSGVNLDEEAANLMRFQQSYQASARIMTTATEIFNTLFSSLR, from the coding sequence ATGTCAATGGACTTGCTCAGTATTGCTCGCACCGGGGTGCTAGCATCACAATCTCAGCTGGCGATCACCAGTAACAATATCGCCAATGCCAATACCGAAGGCTATAACCGTCAGGTTGTTTCGCAGTCGAGTCTCGAGTCACAGCAGTTGGGCAGTAACTTTTATGGGGCTGGCACATATGTATCAGACGTAAAACGTGTTTATAACGATTACGCTGCGCGTGAGTTACGTATCGGTCAAACTGCGGTAAGCGAAGCGCAAACGACTTACAGCAAAATGTCTGAACTCGATCAACTATTTTCGCAGATAGGCTCGGCAGTTCCCGCATCGCTAACCAGCCTGTTTGGCGGGATCAACAGTCTGGCAGATATTCCTGACGATCTGGGGCTGCGAGATTCTTTACTGTCTAATGCTGAGCAGCTGGCCAACAACGTTAATCAGATGCAACTGCAACTTGATGGACAGATGGGACAAACTAACGACCAAATTTCGGCTGTCACCGAACGCATCAATGAGATCAGTAACGAGCTTGGCAACATCAACCGTGAGCTAATGAAGTCTCAGGGCCAAGATATGCAGTTGCTTGATAAGCAAGATGCACTGATCCTTGAGCTAAGTGAATATGCTGAAGTTAATGTGGTGCCGCTGGAGTCTGGTGCTAAAAGTGTCATGCTCGGTGGTTCAATCATGCTGGTGTCTGGTGAAGTATCAATGCAAATTGGCACCAAGCCGGGTGATCCTCATGCCAATGAATTGCAAATAACCGCGTCTTCAGGCGGCAACAGTTTAGTGGTTGATGCCTCAAAAATTGGCGGTCAGCTTGGTGCGTTGGTCGATTTTCGTGATGACACGTTAATTCCTGCACAACTGGAGCTTGGTCAGTTTGCCCTCGGTGTCGCGGATGCCTTTAATCAGGCGCAGTCACAAGGTTTTGATCTCAATGGTCTGGTGGGCGCCAATATTTTTACCGATATTAACGACCCTACAATGCAACTTGGCCGCGTCGGTGCATTTTCAACCAATACTGGCAATGCCAATCTAGGTGTCAATATTGATGATGTAAGTTCACTCACTGGCAGCAGCTATGAACTTAGCTTTACCACGCCATCGAGCTACGAGTTAAAAGACAGCAGTAGCGGAAATATCACGTCACTAACGCTTAATGGCAATACGCTTGAGGGAGCCGATGGTTTTAGCATCGACATCGCGAGCGGCGTATTAGCCTCTGGTGATAAGTTTGAAATTCGCCCCACTTCAAGTGCAGCCACAGCGTTATCGGTCACTATGACCGACGGCAAGGGCATTGCAGCCGCCGGGACAAGTATTACCAGCGATGCGGCAAACTCTGGCAATAGCAATATTAATTTAATCAGTATTGATAACCGCAACGCGCCGGGTTTTCCGACCACGGGCGCCGAGCTAACCTTCGAGATTGACCCATCAGCATTGCCACCGACCTTTGAAGTCTTCGACGCTCAAGGAAATTCTATGGGGGTAGCGGCTCCTTATACCCCACCTAACATTAGTGCCAATGGCTTTACCTTTGAAATTAACTCAACAGCAGTCACTAAAGATAAGTTCACTTTCGACCTGTCTTTCGCAGAAGGTGACAATAGTAATCTGGTTAATATGGCGAAGTTAAACGAAACGAAAATGATGAACGGTGGTAGCACTACCCTGACGGATGTGTATGAAAACACCAAGCTTGATGTGGGCGGCAAAACCAAGTCAGCTGAAATATCAGTCGGCTCCGCGGGAGCCATTTATAACCAAGCCTATACCCGAGTTCAAAGTGTATCAGGAGTTAATCTTGACGAAGAAGCGGCCAATTTAATGCGCTTTCAGCAATCCTATCAGGCGTCGGCGCGCATCATGACCACCGCGACGGAAATATTTAATACCCTGTTTAGCTCACTGCGCTAA